From the genome of Pseudomonas sp. AB6, one region includes:
- the tcyN gene encoding L-cystine ABC transporter ATP-binding protein TcyN — MIVVEKLTKQFNGQTVLDGIDLRIEAGEVVAIIGPSGSGKTTLLRCLNFLEEPTSGSIQVGAIKIDGSKPLTQQQGLIRQLRQHVGFVFQNFNLFPHRTALENVIEGPLVVKKMAKEQAIKLGLALLAKVGLDGKEDSYPRRLSGGQQQRVAIARALAMEPEVILFDEPTSALDPELVGEVLTTIRALAEEKRTMVIVTHEMSFARDVANWVIFIDKGVIVEQGEAKTLFAHPKEERTRQFLERSRN; from the coding sequence ATGATCGTGGTTGAAAAACTGACCAAACAATTCAATGGTCAAACCGTTCTAGACGGCATCGACCTGCGCATTGAAGCCGGTGAAGTGGTAGCCATTATCGGCCCAAGCGGATCGGGCAAAACTACACTGTTGCGTTGCCTTAACTTTCTTGAAGAACCCACCAGTGGCAGCATTCAGGTAGGTGCTATCAAGATCGATGGCAGCAAGCCGCTGACTCAGCAACAGGGCCTTATCCGGCAGTTACGACAGCACGTAGGTTTCGTCTTTCAGAACTTCAACTTGTTCCCGCATCGCACAGCGCTGGAGAACGTTATTGAAGGGCCATTGGTGGTCAAGAAGATGGCCAAGGAACAAGCGATCAAACTCGGGCTGGCTTTACTGGCCAAGGTCGGGCTCGACGGTAAAGAAGATTCATACCCGCGACGCTTGTCTGGCGGTCAGCAGCAACGGGTAGCGATTGCGCGGGCGTTGGCCATGGAGCCCGAAGTCATTTTGTTCGACGAGCCCACTTCAGCACTCGACCCGGAGTTGGTAGGGGAAGTGCTGACCACTATTCGTGCACTCGCAGAAGAAAAACGCACCATGGTGATTGTCACCCATGAGATGAGTTTCGCCCGGGATGTTGCCAACTGGGTGATCTTTATCGACAAGGGGGTGATCGTCGAGCAAGGCGAAGCCAAAACGCTGTTCGCTCATCCCAAGGAAGAACGCACTCGGCAGTTCTTGGAGCGAAGTCGTAATTGA
- the tcyL gene encoding cystine ABC transporter permease, translated as MIEESLKLALDSAPFLLKGAYYTVILSLGGMFFGLLLGFGLALMRLSRLKLVSGIARVYVSFFRGTPLLVQLFVIYYGLPQLGIELDPIPAALIGFSLNMAAYACEILRAAIGSVDRGQWEAAASIGMTRAQAMRRAILPQAARTALPPLGNSFISLVKDTALAATIQVPELFRQAQLITARTFEIFTMYLAAALIYWILASLLAHLQNRLEARVNRHDLES; from the coding sequence ATGATTGAAGAGAGTCTAAAGCTAGCGCTGGACTCCGCGCCCTTCTTGCTGAAGGGCGCGTATTACACCGTCATCCTCAGCCTGGGCGGAATGTTCTTCGGCTTGTTGTTGGGCTTTGGCCTGGCGTTGATGCGTCTGTCGCGTCTCAAGTTGGTGAGCGGTATTGCGCGGGTGTACGTGTCGTTTTTTCGCGGCACGCCGTTGTTGGTCCAATTGTTCGTGATCTATTACGGTTTGCCGCAACTAGGCATCGAGCTCGATCCTATACCTGCTGCACTGATTGGATTTTCGCTGAATATGGCCGCTTATGCGTGCGAGATTCTGCGTGCCGCCATCGGTTCCGTGGACCGTGGGCAATGGGAAGCTGCCGCCAGCATCGGCATGACCCGTGCGCAAGCCATGAGACGCGCCATTCTGCCGCAAGCCGCACGAACCGCCCTGCCGCCGTTGGGCAACAGTTTCATTTCGCTGGTCAAAGACACCGCGCTCGCCGCCACCATCCAGGTACCTGAACTCTTTCGGCAGGCGCAGTTGATCACAGCGCGCACCTTCGAAATTTTCACCATGTACTTGGCTGCGGCCCTGATCTACTGGATTCTCGCCAGCCTACTCGCGCACCTGCAAAACCGACTGGAAGCGAGGGTCAACCGACATGATCTGGAGTCTTGA
- the tcyJ gene encoding cystine ABC transporter substrate-binding protein, whose amino-acid sequence MNIAAIRRTFLLSTLSLVLGSSLIGQAVAGDQLQKIKSSGTISVGLEGTYPPFSFVGEDGKLAGFEVEFSQALAKQLGVTAKLQPTKWDGILAALESKRLDVVINQVTISEERKKKYDFSEPYTISGIQALTQKKDADKFPTPESLSGKKVGVGLGTNYEQWLKEHVPGAVVKTYDDDPTKFQDLMAGRTDVILVDRLAALEMVKKTNDKLAASGKAFSRQEAGIAIRKGEPELVAAVNTAIDKLRTDGTLAKLSQKYFGSDVTQ is encoded by the coding sequence ATGAATATTGCTGCCATCCGCCGGACATTTCTTCTTTCTACGCTGAGCCTCGTGCTCGGCTCCAGCCTGATTGGGCAAGCCGTTGCCGGGGATCAACTGCAAAAAATCAAAAGCAGCGGGACGATCAGCGTCGGCCTCGAAGGCACTTACCCACCGTTTAGCTTTGTGGGTGAAGACGGCAAGCTCGCCGGTTTTGAAGTCGAGTTCTCCCAGGCACTGGCCAAACAGTTGGGCGTGACGGCAAAACTGCAACCGACCAAGTGGGACGGCATCCTTGCAGCATTGGAATCCAAGCGTCTGGATGTCGTGATCAACCAGGTAACCATCTCTGAAGAGCGCAAGAAGAAGTACGACTTCTCCGAGCCTTACACCATCTCCGGCATTCAGGCGCTGACTCAAAAGAAAGACGCAGACAAATTTCCAACGCCTGAATCGCTGTCCGGCAAGAAAGTCGGCGTGGGTCTGGGTACGAACTACGAGCAATGGCTGAAAGAACACGTGCCCGGCGCAGTAGTCAAAACCTACGACGATGATCCAACCAAGTTTCAAGACTTGATGGCTGGCCGTACTGACGTGATCCTCGTCGACCGCCTCGCTGCGCTGGAAATGGTCAAAAAAACCAACGATAAACTGGCAGCTTCCGGCAAAGCATTCTCCCGCCAGGAAGCCGGTATTGCGATCCGCAAAGGTGAGCCTGAGTTGGTGGCGGCGGTCAACACCGCCATCGACAAGCTGCGCACGGACGGTACGCTGGCCAAGTTGTCACAGAAGTACTTCGGCTCTGACGTGACCCAATGA